The window GGAACACCAGCCTGAAGCGTGAGCGAGGGACGGCCTCAACGGTGACACGCTGCGGGCCAAGTCCGTTCACCACGGCCGCGCAGCCCTTACAGTTCTGCGAAATTTTTCAGAATTCTTAGACCGTCGGATTGGCTCTTTTCGGGATGAAACTGCGTCGCAAAGATATTGTCCCGCCACACCATCGAGCAGAACGGCGCGCCGTAGTCGGTTTCGGTCGCAATCACATCGCGATCCTGCGGCACGACGTGATACGAGTGAACGAAATAGGCGAAAGCGCCATCCTCCAAGCCCGCGAGAATCGGCGGCCGCCGGCGCATCGAAAGCCGGTTCCAGCCCATGTGGGGCACTTTGTATTCGGCCGGCAATTCGAATCTCGCCACTTCGCCGCGCAGAATCCCTAAACCTTCGTGCCGGCCACCTTCGTGGCCAACGTCGAACAGCAACTGAAGGCCCAAGCAGATTCCCAAAAACGGCTTGCCGGCCGCAATGCTTGAGCGAATCGGTTCGATAAGATTCCGCCGCCGCAATTCGGCGATGGCGTCCGGAAACGCGCCGACGCCGGGCAATACGATCTTCTCCGCCGCCATCACCGACTCGGGATCGCTGCCGATCACGGCCGGATGCCCGACCTTTTCGAAACCTTTTTGGACGCTCCGCAAATTGCCCATTTGGTAGTCGATGATTAGGAGCATGGGGAGGCAAGGCGAGGGTGAGGGGGCAGAGACAAAAGTCCGCAACACTGGCCGTGCGCCGGACCGGACACGACCGCCATATTCTAGCCGGGCCACGATCGTCTGCCATCGGCACACAAAGAGAGACTCCTCCCGATCGCGAGGTTCGCCGGTGGCGAACCGGCGGTGCGAAACCGCTCACCGCGGCTTCGACCCATGATCTTCAGCCGGCCGATTAGGCAAACCTTGCGGGCTGACGCGGCCTTGCGGGCCGAGGAATTGGCACGATCCGCAGGGTCTTCCCACATTTTGCCCGGCGGCAGAATCACTTCTACCGCACTATGCACTTCGTCTGGCATATGTCCGATACCACTAGTCGGAGCGAAGTTTGATTGCTTGGATCGGGGAATTCCGGCGCGAATTATTCGTGATATGGCTCAAGTCGAGGGCCGCCGATCCCTTCAAAATGTTCGTCTGCAGATTGGCCCGGCCAAACCTTTCGACGATCGATTGTGTGTGCGGCGTGTATCTCCAGCGGGCGGCTGGAGTTTTGCCAGTCCGACATGAAAAGGTGAAACTTACCGCCGCGAGACGACGATCCGCCTCTATTTTTTTACCGGTCGCTTGAGTCCTCGAAAATTGAGAAATCTCCTATGAATCGCATCGTTCTCCTGATTCTTGGCCTTTCTTCTGGTCTCTGGGCGCTGCGCGATCTCGGTTCGGTAAACCGGCCGACCGCATCGCTTCGAGCCGCGGAGACCATTAGCACGGATCACAAGCCGACGGATGAAAAAAAAGAGGCCCGAAGTTTGTCGCCTGCCATCATGCCGGGCTGCCTCGACATCGCTTCGGAAGGGCGGGCGATTCGCTCGGAAACATCGGGCATCGTCAAAGCAGTCAAATACACCGTTCTGGTTCAAGATGCGGAAAACGATTCCGACGAAGACATGCTCGAACTCGCCGAGCCGAAGGATAAGAGTTCGGAGGCCGATCGCGCAGCCTTGGGGCGCTGGGCCACTTCGCTGATCGATACGTTGGTTCACGAGCCGGGTGCGGCCGCCAAGGCGGCGATGCATGAAGATCACCCGCTCGGCAAGTTGGCGGCACAAGCGATTGTTCCCCCTCCCAAGCATGAATCGGCGACCGCGCCGCAAGCGATTCCCGCCGCGCCGCCAATCGAGGTTCTGGCCACCGATATTCCGGCGAACACGGAGGGCAGCGACACGGAAAATGGCGGCGCCGAAAGCGCGGCCGACGTTCCCACCGCCAAACCAGCCGAAACAACCACCGAAAAGGCCGTCGAAAAGATCGCTGAATCGCTCTCTGAGCAGTCGAACGAGAAGCCTTCCGACATGGAGAGACCAGCGGTTGCGGCCGCGTTGCCGGAAGAAGGATGTGGAACCGACGAATCGTCCGTCGAGCCGCACGGCCCCGCACGGCACAAATCCGCCGCCCCAGCACCGGCGGCAATCATGCCTCCCGTCAACCCGGTGACCAAGCCGTCGGCGAAGTCACCTGTTGAAAAGCCTCACGACACTGCGGCCGCCGTTGCGCCTTCGCCGGTCGCAACCCGAGCCCCATCGTCGCCCGTCACGCTCGTCGCCCCGATGGCAATGCCGCATCCGATTGCCGGGCAACCGATTGTGTCGGCGGCGCCGATCGAGCGACCATTTTCGCCACAGATGATCGAGCTATCGCAAAAGATTCGCTATGCCTTGGCGATGTATCAACACCAGCGATTGCTCAATACGGGCAGCAACGCCTGCTGGGAAGTGATGCACCGCTTCGTGGCCTTCGGCGCCGCGACCGAAGTGCTTCGCGATGGACCCGGCGGCGAGCCGGTAAACGCTATCGGCTGGTTGCTCTGGGGCGGCCGGTGCAATTCGCAGCCGCTGCTCGTGCTCAGCGACGGCCGGCCGATGGCCATGGTCGGCGTCGGCGTCCAAGGCCACCCGGGCCAGTTTCTCGGGATGTTGGCTCAATCGCGCGTGCGGCCGGATAGCCCCTTTCAGCTCGGGAGCCATTCGTTCACCGTGCAAGACCTGATCGACCAGGAAAAGCTCGACTGCGACAGCAATATCGAACTGACATTTGAGCTGATCGCAATGTCGTACTACCAGAAGACCGACGACAGCTGGACCTCTCGCAATGGCGAGCAATGGTCGATTTCGCGGCTGGTCCAGGAAGAAATTCGTCAACCGATCAACGGCGCCGCATGCGGTGGCTCGCACCGGCTATTCGGCCTGAGCGCCGCCTTTAAGAAACGCATGCTCGAAGGCAAACCGGTGGACGGCGAATTTTTGCGAGCCAAAAAATATGTTCGCGCCTATCAAAGCTACACGCTCGGCACCATCCAGAACCGCGATGGCAGCTTCAGCACCGACTGGTTTCGCCGCCCGGCGGACAACGGCGATCTGGACCGCAAGATTCAAACCACCGGCCATATCCTCGAATGGCTCGTGTTCAGCCTGGACGACAGCCAGCTTCGCGATCCGCGCATTATCCGCAGCGTCGATTTCCTGTCGACGCAGATCATCATGCATCCGAATAAGGCGTGGAGCGTCGGCCCCTTCGGCCACGCACTGCATGCGATCGCGCTCTACCAATCGCGGGTATTCACGCCGTCGGACCCGCAATTCTTGCAACCCCCGGCCGTCGTGGCGCAAGCCCCGTTGCAAGCAACGCCTCGGCCCGTCGCCGCTCAACCGGCTCCGAAGCCACTGACAAGATTGGAGACAACCGCCCCGGCGACAGGGCCGGCCAAACCGGTTGTGAAATCGCCCACGGAATCGCGGCCGCGGCAGACATCGGTGCCGCCCGATGCCATGGCCGACCCGATGCGACCGATCGAGTCGCCCGTGGTGCGCCCAGTTCCGCGACCGTCCGTCGGCACCCCGAACGCCGCTTCCGCCACCGCCGAACTCGAGGGCCCCTCCCTCGGCGTCACACGCTAGACTCGGCCGAAAAATGACTTCTCCACAGACCCCTCTCCCCTTGCGGGAGAGGGTAGGGTGAGGGGTTCGAAAAGCGGAAGTTATTTTTCGGCCGAGCCCTAGATGCGGAATGCTTTGATCCCCAGGCGCCAGGCCGGTTGCCGCGCAACGTGCTGGGCAATAAGCGCCGGCTTTCCAACTGGCGGGTGGTTTCTTACAATACCGGCTTGGCGTTTGCCTGCTTGCGGCGGTGGGGAGCGTGTTTCGCGCGATTCTCTCCGCGGCGTTTCGAGCCCTGAAACCGCTTTGCATTGCCGATCATGGCCACACCCACCGCAGTCGCCGCGTATTTACTGCTGTTCGTCGTCGCCGGATTCAGTTTTCTGTTTGCGAATCTGCTGCTCGGCAAATTATGCCGGCCGCAGGCGCCGAATTCCGAAAAGCTCGAAGTCTACGAATGCGGCGAGCCGACGATCGGCTCCAGTTTCGTGCAGTTCGACTTGCGATTTTATGTCGTCGCCTTGCTGTTCATCATATTCGATGTCGAAGTGGCGTTTTTCTTTCCTTGGGCAACTGTGTTTGGCAAGAGCACGCAACTGATGGATCGGAATTTAGTCGTTGTGGAACAGACAAGGGCGATGGACGACGGGCGAGGGGCGAGTGTCGGGCAGGTTGAACTGACGTCGGCGGCTGTAGGACTTTATCGCGAACTCGGTGTTAATCATCCGACAGCGCCGGAAGTGCAAGCGCCGACAAAGGGCGCGGCGCCTGCGGCCAAAGGGAGCGAAACGGCGTCGCCGCTTCGGCAGGCCGATGAAAAAATCCGGGCCGACGCGAGCACGCTTGCCCGGCTTTCGATGGTCGATATCGGAGCATTTTTTGCCGTGCTGCTCGTGGGGTTTGCCTACGTCTGGCGGCGCGGCGATTTGGATTGGGTCAGAGCCGTCAGCCGCGAGCGATCCGTTGGTGTCGAGCCAACCGAGTCACCGGAAGTGATCGAACAGCAACCCGCCGTATCGGCATAATATTCCTTCCCCTCCGCTTTCTCCGCGACCCCGTGTGAGATAAATCGGGTTCGGCCAATGCCGAAGGACAGAACATGCGTGGAACTGAGTTTCTCGAACGGCTGAAAGAGCGGTTCGGCGAGCGGATCACCGGGTCGAATCTCGAAGCGCTCGATCCTTGGATCGAAGTGTCGCCGGAGGGGTTGTTAGACGTGTCGCGTTATTTGCGCGACGAGCCGGCTCTGCGGTTCAGTATGCTCAATTGCATCACAGCCGTCGATTATTTCGAACCCGACGCCAAGAAGGCGGCCAAAGTGACGTGGAAGCCCCACCTCGAGTTGGTTTATCACTTATGGAGCGTGCCACATCGCGTGTCGCTAGTGATGAAAGTGATGCTGCCGCGGTGGAAGAACGATTCGCCCGGTGAATTGCCCGAGCTGCCGTCGGTGAGCCGGCTTTGGCCGACCGCCGATTGGCACGAACGCGAAGTCTACGATCTTTCCGGCATCCGCTTTTTGGGTCATCCGAATCTGCGGCGAATCCTCTGCCCCGAAGATTGGGTCGGCCATCCCTTGCGCAAAGACTACGAAATGCCGTTGGAATATCATGGAATCAGGAATCGGTAGGGTTCGTGGCTAATGGTTCGTGGCTCGTGGCTCGCAAAAGGCCGCGAGTCCCTTGTAACGCCATCGATCAGCCGGCCAGATCACTGATTTTCAAACCGAACACGATCGCCTAGCCACGAGCCACTAACCACACTAGCCACGCCCCATGTCCACCTACACCGACGATCCTCGCATCGTCGAATTCGATGTCCGCACGGACGAAATGCTGGTCAACATGGGCCCGCAGCATCCCAGCACGCATGGCGTGTTGCGGCTCGTGTTGCGCACCGATGGCGAGGTGGTGTCGGAAGTGACGCCGCATATCGGCTACCTGCATCGCTGCGCCGAAAAGATCGGCGAGAATCTCACGCCCCGGCAGTGGATTCCCT of the Pirellulales bacterium genome contains:
- the hisH gene encoding imidazole glycerol phosphate synthase subunit HisH codes for the protein MLLIIDYQMGNLRSVQKGFEKVGHPAVIGSDPESVMAAEKIVLPGVGAFPDAIAELRRRNLIEPIRSSIAAGKPFLGICLGLQLLFDVGHEGGRHEGLGILRGEVARFELPAEYKVPHMGWNRLSMRRRPPILAGLEDGAFAYFVHSYHVVPQDRDVIATETDYGAPFCSMVWRDNIFATQFHPEKSQSDGLRILKNFAEL
- a CDS encoding NADH-quinone oxidoreductase subunit C, with the translated sequence MRGTEFLERLKERFGERITGSNLEALDPWIEVSPEGLLDVSRYLRDEPALRFSMLNCITAVDYFEPDAKKAAKVTWKPHLELVYHLWSVPHRVSLVMKVMLPRWKNDSPGELPELPSVSRLWPTADWHEREVYDLSGIRFLGHPNLRRILCPEDWVGHPLRKDYEMPLEYHGIRNR
- a CDS encoding NADH-quinone oxidoreductase subunit A, with the translated sequence MATPTAVAAYLLLFVVAGFSFLFANLLLGKLCRPQAPNSEKLEVYECGEPTIGSSFVQFDLRFYVVALLFIIFDVEVAFFFPWATVFGKSTQLMDRNLVVVEQTRAMDDGRGASVGQVELTSAAVGLYRELGVNHPTAPEVQAPTKGAAPAAKGSETASPLRQADEKIRADASTLARLSMVDIGAFFAVLLVGFAYVWRRGDLDWVRAVSRERSVGVEPTESPEVIEQQPAVSA